A stretch of the Capsicum annuum cultivar UCD-10X-F1 chromosome 8, UCD10Xv1.1, whole genome shotgun sequence genome encodes the following:
- the LOC107838749 gene encoding tobamovirus multiplication protein 3 isoform X2, translated as MEWAEQLPLTTATATVTATAYKLNETINWWEDVNRSVEWQNRIFHLLAVLYGLVAAVALVQLVRIQVRVPEYGWTTQKVFHFLNFFVNGVRSLVFAFRRDIQKLHPEVVQHILLDMPSLAFFTTYALLVLFWAEIYYQARAVSTDGLRPSFFRINGVVYAIQIILWLIIWWKPVRVLVIISKMFFAGLSLFAALGFLLYGGRLFLMLQRFPVESKGRRKKLQEVGYVTTICFSCFLIRCVMMCFNAFDKAADLDVLDHPILNLIYYLLVEILPSSLVLFILRKLPPKRGITQYHPIR; from the exons ATGGAATGGGCGGAGCAGCTGCCTTTGACGACGGCGACGGCGACGGTGACGGCGACGGCGTATAAACTGAACGAGACGATAAATTGGTGGGAAGATGTGAATAGATCTGTTGAATGGCAAAATCGTATTTTCCATTTACTTGCTGTTCTCTACGGGCTTGTCGCCGCCGTTGCTCTC GTTCAATTAGTTCGCATTCAAGTGAGAGTTCCTGAGTATGGTTGGACCACTCAAAAAGTCTTCCACTTTCTCAATTTCTTTGTGAATGGAG TTCGGTCGCTAGTTTTTGCATTTCGTCGGGATATTCAGAAGTTGCATCCAGAG GTTGTCCAACATATTTTGCTTGATATGCCAAGTCTTGCATTCTTCACAACTTATGCCCTGCTAGTATTATTCTGGGCTGAGATATACTATCAG GCACGTGCTGTATCCACTGATGGGCTTAGACCTAGTTTCTTCAGAATTAATGGAGTGGTTTATGCTATTCAG ATTATATTATGGCTGATAATATGGTGGAAACCTGTTCGAGTACTCGTCATCATATCCAAGATGTTCTTTGCAG GTCTATCCCTATTTGCAGCATTGGGGTTTCTCCTTTATGGTGGAAG GCTTTTCCTTATGTTACAGCGGTTTCCAGTAGAATCAAAAGGGAGACGAAAGAAGCTACAGGAG GTTGGCTACGTCACGACAATATGTTTTTCATGTTTCCTCATTAGATGCGTTATG ATGTGCTTCAATGCATTTGATAAAGCTGCAGATCTTGATGTTTTGGATCATCCAATCTTGAATTTGATATATTACCTG TTAGTAGAGATACTTCCTTCTTCGCTTGTTCTTTTCATTTTGCGGAAATTGCCTCCAAAGCGAGGGATCACACAGTACCACCCTATTCGCTAA
- the LOC107838749 gene encoding tobamovirus multiplication protein 3 isoform X1: MEWAEQLPLTTATATVTATAYKLNETINWWEDVNRSVEWQNRIFHLLAVLYGLVAAVALVQLVRIQVRVPEYGWTTQKVFHFLNFFVNGVRSLVFAFRRDIQKLHPEVVQHILLDMPSLAFFTTYALLVLFWAEIYYQARAVSTDGLRPSFFRINGVVYAIQIILWLIIWWKPVRVLVIISKMFFAGLSLFAALGFLLYGGRLFLMLQRFPVESKGRRKKLQEVGYVTTICFSCFLIRCVMMCFNAFDKAADLDVLDHPILNLIYYLEVTGSSAGNNFWQKCKVRLRTTHPCDETLPWTLRIAPSCPRMVCSQSYTCFVR, from the exons ATGGAATGGGCGGAGCAGCTGCCTTTGACGACGGCGACGGCGACGGTGACGGCGACGGCGTATAAACTGAACGAGACGATAAATTGGTGGGAAGATGTGAATAGATCTGTTGAATGGCAAAATCGTATTTTCCATTTACTTGCTGTTCTCTACGGGCTTGTCGCCGCCGTTGCTCTC GTTCAATTAGTTCGCATTCAAGTGAGAGTTCCTGAGTATGGTTGGACCACTCAAAAAGTCTTCCACTTTCTCAATTTCTTTGTGAATGGAG TTCGGTCGCTAGTTTTTGCATTTCGTCGGGATATTCAGAAGTTGCATCCAGAG GTTGTCCAACATATTTTGCTTGATATGCCAAGTCTTGCATTCTTCACAACTTATGCCCTGCTAGTATTATTCTGGGCTGAGATATACTATCAG GCACGTGCTGTATCCACTGATGGGCTTAGACCTAGTTTCTTCAGAATTAATGGAGTGGTTTATGCTATTCAG ATTATATTATGGCTGATAATATGGTGGAAACCTGTTCGAGTACTCGTCATCATATCCAAGATGTTCTTTGCAG GTCTATCCCTATTTGCAGCATTGGGGTTTCTCCTTTATGGTGGAAG GCTTTTCCTTATGTTACAGCGGTTTCCAGTAGAATCAAAAGGGAGACGAAAGAAGCTACAGGAG GTTGGCTACGTCACGACAATATGTTTTTCATGTTTCCTCATTAGATGCGTTATG ATGTGCTTCAATGCATTTGATAAAGCTGCAGATCTTGATGTTTTGGATCATCCAATCTTGAATTTGATATATTACCTG gaggtcacgggttcaagcgcTGGGAACAAtttctggcagaaatgcaaggtaagactgcgtacaacaCACCCTTGTGATGAGACCCTTCCCTGGACCCTGCGCATTGCACCGAGCTGCCCGAGGATGGTGTGTTCGCAATCTTATACCTGTTTTGTGAGATAG